From a region of the Tateyamaria omphalii genome:
- a CDS encoding cold-shock protein — protein sequence MSEHSSDTDMVTGTVKWFDPVKGFGFIVASSGGPDILLHVNVLRNFGQSSVADGADVDVRIQHTERGVQAVEVLSITPPTHTDSSSLSDLAHMDATAVADAPLQPGRVKWFDKGKGFGFANVFGSSEDVFLHVEVLRRSGLSDLQPGEALALRVIAGKRGHMAAEVLAWEAALPKEEA from the coding sequence GTGTCAGAACACTCATCAGATACGGATATGGTCACCGGAACGGTGAAGTGGTTCGATCCTGTCAAAGGCTTCGGCTTTATCGTGGCAAGCTCCGGCGGCCCTGACATCCTGCTGCATGTCAACGTGCTGCGCAATTTCGGACAATCCTCGGTTGCGGATGGCGCCGACGTAGACGTACGCATCCAGCACACAGAGCGGGGCGTGCAAGCAGTAGAAGTCCTGTCGATCACGCCACCAACCCATACGGATTCGTCATCACTGAGTGATTTGGCGCATATGGATGCGACCGCCGTCGCCGACGCTCCGCTGCAACCGGGCCGCGTCAAGTGGTTCGACAAGGGCAAGGGGTTCGGCTTTGCTAACGTGTTCGGCAGCAGCGAGGACGTGTTTCTGCATGTCGAGGTGTTGCGCCGCTCAGGTCTGTCGGACCTGCAGCCCGGCGAAGCGCTTGCGCTGCGGGTTATCGCCGGGAAACGCGGACATATGGCGGCCGAGGTTCTGGCCTGGGAAGCGGCGCTGCCCAAGGAAGAAGCATAA
- a CDS encoding LysE family translocator, with the protein MSLTIAELVAFNTVLLAALVSPGAAMLFITRATVTGGRGAGIATGIGLGTAAAMWTLAALLGLEAVFTLFPWTYTALKIGGALYLIWIAVQTWRHARDPLGEAPLARGRAVLSGMLLNFGNPKSMLFAAAVIVVVFPKGLAPADIAVIVLNHWALELVFYTCLALALSTPHVRRGYVSLKPIFDRIAATLLGALGLRLILEK; encoded by the coding sequence ATGTCGCTGACCATTGCCGAGCTTGTCGCGTTCAACACCGTGTTGCTGGCCGCGTTGGTGTCGCCGGGGGCCGCGATGCTGTTCATCACGCGGGCGACCGTGACCGGCGGGCGCGGCGCGGGCATTGCGACCGGCATCGGCCTGGGCACAGCGGCGGCCATGTGGACGCTGGCAGCCCTCTTGGGTCTTGAAGCGGTCTTTACCCTGTTTCCGTGGACCTATACCGCCCTGAAGATTGGCGGCGCGCTCTACCTGATCTGGATCGCGGTCCAGACATGGCGCCATGCCCGTGATCCTTTGGGCGAAGCGCCCCTGGCGCGTGGGCGCGCGGTGCTGTCGGGGATGCTTTTGAACTTCGGCAATCCGAAATCCATGCTTTTTGCCGCCGCCGTCATTGTCGTCGTCTTTCCCAAGGGGCTTGCCCCTGCCGACATCGCTGTGATCGTGCTGAACCACTGGGCGCTTGAATTGGTTTTCTATACCTGTCTGGCCCTTGCGCTGAGCACACCGCATGTACGGCGCGGCTATGTCAGCCTCAAACCCATCTTTGACCGCATCGCGGCCACTTTGCTGGGCGCGCTCGGCCTGCGCCTGATCCTGGAGAAATAG
- the gpt gene encoding xanthine phosphoribosyltransferase, whose protein sequence is MADRLPHEKGFHISWDQIHRDSRALAWRLDGHGPDDGAWRAVVAITRGGMAPAMIVSRELDIRTVDTISVKSYHHQSQGEVEVLKAPDADLMGDGTGILVIDDLVDSGRTLEVVRDLYPKAHFATVYAKPKGEPMVDTFITGVSQDTWIFFPWDMALQYVEPYRGKD, encoded by the coding sequence ATGGCAGACCGCCTCCCCCACGAAAAAGGCTTTCACATCAGCTGGGACCAGATTCACCGAGACAGCCGCGCGCTGGCCTGGCGGCTGGATGGTCATGGGCCTGATGACGGAGCGTGGCGCGCCGTCGTTGCAATCACACGTGGCGGTATGGCACCCGCCATGATCGTTAGCCGCGAACTGGACATTCGCACCGTCGACACGATCAGCGTCAAATCCTACCACCACCAGAGCCAGGGTGAAGTGGAAGTGCTGAAAGCACCGGATGCGGATTTGATGGGCGACGGCACCGGCATTCTGGTCATCGACGATCTCGTGGATTCGGGTCGCACGCTGGAAGTGGTGCGCGACCTCTACCCCAAGGCGCATTTTGCCACTGTATACGCCAAGCCCAAGGGCGAACCGATGGTCGACACGTTCATCACGGGCGTCAGCCAGGACACGTGGATCTTTTTCCCCTGGGATATGGCCCTGCAATATGTCGAGCCTTATCGCGGCAAGGATTGA
- a CDS encoding outer membrane protein — translation MKTRILAIGLAATLAGPALAGSLEPPAPEPAAPAPLPPAPVQTFGGDWTGGYAGVQLGYGDVDATGDADGDDILYGAHLGYRYDFGTFVLGGELDYDFADIDLNGAADVDSVARLKLQAGYDFGRTLGYFTAGVADLDTSLGSETGEFYGIGVAYQINDRYTVGAELLDHSFDDIGGSGVEADATTLTVRGSIRF, via the coding sequence ATGAAGACGCGCATTCTTGCGATTGGCCTCGCCGCAACGCTGGCTGGCCCCGCTTTGGCAGGCAGCCTCGAGCCCCCGGCGCCCGAGCCTGCGGCACCGGCCCCGCTGCCGCCCGCACCCGTGCAGACATTTGGCGGTGACTGGACCGGTGGTTATGCCGGTGTGCAGCTCGGCTACGGCGATGTGGACGCCACCGGCGATGCGGATGGTGACGACATCCTCTACGGTGCGCACCTGGGCTACCGCTATGACTTCGGCACTTTCGTGCTGGGGGGTGAGCTGGACTATGACTTTGCCGATATCGACCTCAATGGCGCGGCGGACGTGGACAGCGTGGCCCGCCTGAAACTGCAGGCCGGGTACGATTTCGGCCGGACGCTTGGGTACTTCACGGCGGGTGTCGCCGACCTCGACACGTCGCTGGGCAGTGAAACCGGTGAGTTCTACGGCATCGGTGTCGCCTATCAGATCAACGACCGCTACACGGTGGGCGCGGAACTGCTGGACCACAGCTTTGACGACATCGGCGGTTCGGGGGTCGAGGCGGACGCCACGACGCTGACCGTGCGCGGCTCGATCCGGTTCTAG
- the fabI gene encoding enoyl-ACP reductase FabI, with protein MASGLMAGKRGLIMGLANDKSIAWGIARTLREAGAELAFSYQGEALKKRVDPLAAQLGSDIVLPCDVGDEASIDGLFHSLKERWGQIDFIVHAIGFSDKNELRGRYVDTSRGNFTMTMDISVYSFTAVMQRAEKMMKAGGSALTLTYYGAEQVMPHYNVMGVAKAALEASVKYLAEDLGKDGIRVNAISAGPIKTLAASGIGDFRYIMKWNEYNSPLRRNVTIEDVGKSALYLLSDLGSGTTGENLHVDAGYHVVGMKAVDAPDISKG; from the coding sequence ATGGCGAGCGGTCTGATGGCAGGCAAGCGGGGGTTGATCATGGGCCTTGCCAACGACAAATCCATCGCCTGGGGCATTGCGCGCACCCTGCGCGAGGCCGGGGCCGAACTGGCCTTTTCCTATCAGGGCGAGGCGCTGAAAAAGCGCGTTGATCCTTTGGCCGCGCAGCTGGGCAGTGATATCGTCCTGCCTTGCGATGTGGGCGATGAGGCGTCGATTGACGGCCTGTTCCACAGCTTGAAGGAGCGTTGGGGTCAGATTGATTTCATCGTGCACGCCATCGGCTTTTCCGACAAGAACGAGCTGCGGGGTCGCTATGTCGATACGTCGCGCGGCAACTTCACGATGACCATGGACATCTCTGTCTATTCCTTCACCGCGGTGATGCAGCGGGCAGAAAAGATGATGAAAGCGGGCGGCAGTGCGCTGACCCTCACCTATTACGGCGCCGAACAGGTCATGCCGCATTACAACGTCATGGGGGTGGCCAAGGCGGCGCTTGAGGCGTCGGTCAAGTATCTGGCTGAGGATCTGGGCAAGGACGGCATCCGCGTCAACGCCATCAGTGCCGGGCCGATCAAGACGCTGGCCGCGTCGGGCATCGGCGATTTCCGCTACATCATGAAGTGGAACGAATACAACTCGCCCCTGCGCCGCAACGTGACCATAGAAGATGTGGGCAAGTCGGCTTTGTATCTGCTGAGCGATCTGGGCTCTGGCACGACGGGCGAGAACCTGCATGTCGATGCGGGGTATCATGTGGTCGGGATGAAGGCGGTGGACGCACCCGACATCTCGAAAGGATAG
- a CDS encoding RNA polymerase sigma factor: protein MTERPTSRRLVPLIPVLTRRARRLSGSRAEAEDLVQDTLLSLCQRLRDGTEIDDLPAYAMRTLSNRARRSWRIQATDELEEDHALTEPDALLRLDCADTLAAIERLPTPQRQLMDLVVAGETSPRALSGATGLPLGTVMSRLARARAKLRLDLAKDA from the coding sequence ATGACAGAGCGCCCGACCTCTCGCCGCCTTGTGCCGCTGATCCCGGTGCTGACGCGGCGCGCCCGCAGGCTGTCGGGCAGCCGCGCGGAAGCCGAGGATCTGGTGCAGGACACGCTGCTCAGCCTGTGCCAGCGCTTGCGCGATGGCACCGAGATCGACGATCTGCCGGCCTATGCGATGCGCACGCTGTCGAACCGCGCCCGCCGAAGCTGGCGCATACAGGCCACGGATGAGCTGGAGGAAGACCACGCGCTGACCGAGCCGGACGCGCTTTTGCGCCTGGATTGCGCCGACACGCTGGCCGCGATCGAGCGGTTGCCGACCCCGCAGCGCCAGTTGATGGATCTGGTGGTGGCGGGCGAGACGTCGCCCCGCGCCCTGTCCGGCGCGACGGGCCTGCCGCTGGGGACAGTCATGTCGCGGCTGGCGCGCGCGCGGGCAAAGCTGCGGCTGGATCTGGCAAAGGACGCGTGA
- a CDS encoding trimethylamine methyltransferase family protein — translation MNDQTPSRAGGRAARRAARAAALPDHLRPVRPGLTGGRYNPLTEAEVARIHGAALDALETIGLADAPPSGVAHLTGAGAIQGDDGRIRFPRALVEDTLARANRAITLHSRDGKNDLTLSGSRVHYGTAGAAVHLVDVSGREYRESTVQDLHDAARICDVLDNIHFCQRPMVCRDIPDMVESEYNAVYACTSGTTKHIGMSFSEPHCVAPAVEMLHMIAGGEDAWRARPFMSNSNCFVVPPMKFASESCQVMEACIKAGMPVLLLSAGMSGATAPSTIAGAIVQAVAECLAGLVYVNAVKPGAPAIFGTWPFGLDLRTGAMSIGSGEQALLTAGCAQMHRFYDLPGGAAAGASDSKLPDMQAGWEQMCSNVMAGLSGCNMVYEAAGMHASLLGFCHESLILGDDIIGQALRCTRGIEVTDETLALDQIAQVCMGGPGHYLGTEQTLSRMQSDCVYPALGDRTSPKEWAEQDKPDLIAKATARKEQILATRPAAAFDPALDAAIRATFAIHLPEA, via the coding sequence ATGAATGACCAAACCCCTTCCCGCGCGGGCGGGCGCGCTGCACGGCGTGCCGCCCGTGCCGCCGCCCTGCCCGATCATCTGCGACCCGTACGCCCCGGCCTGACGGGTGGGCGGTACAACCCGCTGACCGAAGCCGAGGTAGCGCGCATCCACGGCGCAGCACTTGACGCCCTCGAAACCATTGGCCTCGCCGATGCGCCACCCTCGGGCGTGGCCCACCTGACTGGCGCGGGCGCCATCCAGGGCGATGATGGGCGCATCCGTTTCCCGCGCGCGCTGGTGGAGGACACGCTGGCGCGCGCCAACCGCGCCATCACCCTGCACAGCCGCGATGGCAAGAACGACCTCACCCTGAGCGGCAGCCGCGTGCACTACGGCACGGCAGGCGCAGCGGTCCACCTGGTCGATGTCAGCGGGCGGGAATATCGCGAAAGCACCGTGCAGGACCTGCATGACGCCGCCCGGATCTGCGACGTGCTCGACAACATCCATTTCTGCCAGCGCCCAATGGTCTGCCGCGACATCCCCGACATGGTCGAAAGCGAATACAACGCGGTCTACGCCTGCACCTCTGGCACGACCAAGCATATCGGGATGAGCTTTTCCGAACCGCACTGCGTGGCGCCAGCGGTGGAGATGCTGCACATGATCGCGGGCGGCGAAGACGCCTGGCGCGCGCGCCCGTTCATGTCGAATTCCAACTGCTTTGTCGTGCCGCCGATGAAATTCGCATCCGAATCCTGTCAGGTGATGGAGGCGTGTATCAAGGCTGGCATGCCCGTGCTGCTGCTGTCGGCGGGCATGTCAGGCGCCACGGCACCATCAACCATCGCTGGCGCCATCGTGCAGGCGGTGGCCGAATGTCTGGCGGGGCTCGTTTATGTGAACGCGGTCAAACCGGGCGCGCCTGCCATCTTTGGCACCTGGCCCTTCGGCCTTGATCTGCGTACGGGGGCGATGTCCATCGGGTCGGGCGAACAGGCATTGCTGACGGCGGGTTGTGCGCAGATGCACCGGTTCTATGACCTGCCGGGCGGTGCGGCTGCGGGGGCATCCGACAGCAAATTGCCGGACATGCAGGCAGGCTGGGAACAGATGTGTTCCAACGTGATGGCGGGTTTGTCGGGCTGCAACATGGTCTATGAAGCCGCCGGTATGCACGCCTCACTGCTTGGGTTTTGCCACGAGAGCCTGATCCTGGGCGACGACATCATCGGACAGGCCCTGCGCTGCACCCGCGGGATCGAGGTGACGGACGAAACGCTGGCCCTCGACCAGATCGCGCAGGTCTGCATGGGGGGGCCCGGCCATTATCTGGGCACCGAACAGACCCTGTCACGGATGCAATCGGATTGCGTCTATCCCGCCTTGGGCGACCGCACCTCGCCCAAGGAATGGGCAGAACAGGACAAGCCCGACCTGATCGCCAAGGCGACCGCGCGCAAGGAGCAAATCCTCGCGACACGCCCCGCCGCAGCTTTCGACCCAGCACTTGATGCCGCGATCCGCGCCACATTCGCAATCCACCTGCCAGAGGCGTAA
- a CDS encoding vitamin B12-dependent ribonucleotide reductase has product MKIERQFTKAGQDAYAELDFVTTASEIRNPDGTVVFRLDEVEVPGRWSQVASDVIAQKYFRKAGVPSKLQKVEEADVPEFLWRSEAAKGAEMGGETSSKQVFDRLAGAWAYWGWKGGYFSTEEDARAYYDEMRHMLATQRAAPNSPQWFNTGLHWAYGIDGPAQGHHYVDYKTGKLTKSKSSYEHPQPHACFIQSVKDDLVNDGGIMDLWVREARLFKYGSGTGTNFSSLRGEGEKLSGGGKSSGLMGFLKIGDRAAGAIKSGGTTRRAAKMVIVDADHPDIQDFINWKVIEEQKVASIVAGSKMHEERLNGIFEAIGTWDGAEADAYDPKKNNALKDAVKAAKRVAIPETYIKRVLDYARQGHTSIEFPTYDTDWDSEAYSSVSGQNSNNSIRVTNAFLTAVEKDADWELISRVDGSVTKTVKARDLWEQVGHAAWACADPGIQYHDTVNDWHTCPEDGAIRGSNPCSEYMFLDDTACNLASMNLLTFLKDGQFQVEDYMHAARLWTVTLEISVMMAQFPSREIAQRSYDFRTLGLGYANIGGLLMNMGHGYDSDEGRALCGALTAIMTGVSYATSAEMAGELGPFPGYKKNADHMLRVMRNHRNAAYGATEGYEKLAVKPVALDHANCPDPRLIDVAMSTWDEALKLGEANGYRNAQSTVIAPTGTIGLVMDCDTTGIEPDFALVKFKKLAGGGYFKIINRSVPAALENLGYGSAQIEEIVSYAVGHGSIGNAPAINHTTLAGHGFGANELAKVDGALESAFDIRFVFNQWTLGEEFCTGVLGIPAAKLNDPTFDLLRHLGFSKADIDAANDHVCGTMTLEGAPHLKEEHYHIFDCANPCGKKGKRFLSVDSHITMMAAAQSFISGAISKTINMPNDATIEDCQRAYELSWSLGVKANALYRDGSKLSQPLAAALVEDDEEAQDVLESGAPAEKAAVLAEKIVEKIIVKEIVRSHREKMPQRRKGYTQKAVVGGHKVYLRTGEYQDGNLGEIFIDMHKEGAGFRAMMNNFAIAVSVGLQYGVPLEEFVDAFTFTKFEPAGMVQGNDSIKNATSILDYVFRELAVSYLDRTDLAHVKPEGATFDDIGRGEEEGVSNVSELSETAASKSLEVLKQISSTGYLRKRLPQDLVVLQGGMADTAIDAEAALQTLVPEVAAGGAAAVSTTTVSAAALTIDARTKAKMQGYEGEACGECGNYTLVRNGTCMKCNTCGATSGCS; this is encoded by the coding sequence ATGAAGATTGAAAGACAGTTCACCAAAGCCGGTCAGGACGCCTATGCGGAGCTTGATTTCGTGACCACCGCGTCAGAAATCCGCAATCCTGACGGCACCGTGGTGTTCCGTTTGGACGAAGTGGAAGTGCCCGGCAGATGGAGCCAGGTCGCAAGCGACGTGATCGCGCAGAAATACTTCCGCAAGGCCGGCGTGCCCTCCAAGCTGCAAAAGGTCGAAGAAGCGGACGTTCCCGAGTTCCTCTGGCGCTCTGAGGCGGCCAAGGGCGCCGAAATGGGTGGCGAAACGTCCTCCAAGCAGGTCTTTGACCGGCTCGCAGGCGCATGGGCGTACTGGGGTTGGAAGGGTGGTTATTTCTCCACCGAGGAAGACGCACGCGCCTATTATGACGAAATGCGCCACATGCTGGCGACCCAGCGCGCGGCACCTAACAGCCCGCAATGGTTCAACACCGGCCTGCACTGGGCCTACGGCATCGACGGCCCGGCCCAGGGGCACCACTATGTCGACTACAAGACCGGCAAGCTGACCAAGTCCAAATCCTCCTACGAACATCCGCAGCCCCACGCTTGCTTCATCCAGTCGGTCAAGGATGACCTTGTGAACGACGGCGGCATCATGGACCTTTGGGTCCGCGAGGCGCGCCTGTTCAAATACGGCTCCGGCACCGGAACCAACTTCTCCAGCCTCCGGGGCGAGGGTGAGAAGCTGTCTGGCGGCGGCAAATCGTCCGGCCTCATGGGCTTCCTGAAAATCGGTGACCGGGCAGCGGGCGCTATCAAATCGGGCGGCACCACGCGTCGCGCGGCCAAGATGGTGATCGTCGATGCCGACCACCCCGACATCCAGGACTTCATCAACTGGAAGGTGATCGAAGAGCAGAAAGTGGCGTCCATCGTCGCAGGCTCCAAGATGCACGAGGAAAGACTGAACGGCATCTTCGAGGCCATCGGTACATGGGACGGCGCCGAAGCGGACGCCTACGATCCCAAGAAAAACAATGCGTTGAAGGACGCGGTGAAAGCGGCCAAGCGCGTCGCGATCCCCGAAACCTACATCAAGCGCGTGCTGGATTACGCCCGTCAGGGCCACACCAGCATCGAGTTTCCAACATACGACACCGACTGGGATTCTGAGGCATACAGCTCCGTCTCGGGCCAGAACTCGAACAACTCGATCCGCGTCACTAACGCCTTCCTGACCGCCGTTGAAAAAGACGCCGATTGGGAACTGATCAGTCGCGTCGATGGCTCGGTCACCAAAACGGTCAAAGCACGGGATTTGTGGGAACAGGTCGGCCACGCCGCATGGGCCTGTGCCGATCCGGGCATCCAGTACCACGACACCGTCAACGACTGGCACACATGCCCCGAAGATGGCGCAATCCGCGGCTCCAACCCGTGTTCGGAATACATGTTCCTGGACGACACGGCCTGCAACCTGGCGTCGATGAACCTGCTGACCTTCCTCAAGGATGGCCAGTTCCAGGTCGAGGATTACATGCACGCGGCCCGTCTGTGGACCGTGACGCTGGAAATCTCGGTGATGATGGCGCAATTCCCGTCCAGGGAAATCGCGCAACGCTCCTACGACTTCCGCACGCTGGGCCTTGGCTACGCCAATATCGGCGGTCTGCTGATGAACATGGGCCACGGCTATGACAGCGACGAGGGCCGCGCGCTGTGCGGCGCACTGACCGCGATCATGACCGGCGTGTCCTATGCCACATCCGCCGAAATGGCGGGCGAGTTGGGGCCGTTCCCCGGCTACAAGAAAAACGCCGACCACATGCTGCGCGTCATGCGCAACCACCGCAACGCGGCCTATGGCGCGACCGAAGGCTATGAAAAGCTGGCAGTTAAACCCGTCGCGCTGGACCATGCCAACTGCCCCGATCCCCGCCTGATCGACGTGGCCATGTCCACCTGGGATGAGGCGCTGAAACTGGGCGAGGCCAATGGCTACCGCAACGCGCAATCCACCGTGATCGCGCCCACCGGCACCATCGGTCTGGTCATGGATTGCGACACAACGGGGATCGAGCCGGACTTCGCACTGGTGAAGTTCAAGAAATTGGCCGGGGGTGGCTATTTCAAGATCATCAATCGCTCGGTGCCCGCGGCGCTCGAAAACCTCGGCTACGGCTCGGCCCAGATCGAAGAGATCGTCAGCTACGCGGTGGGCCACGGCTCCATCGGAAACGCACCTGCGATCAACCACACGACGCTGGCCGGGCACGGCTTTGGCGCCAATGAGTTGGCCAAGGTGGATGGGGCGCTGGAATCGGCCTTCGACATCCGCTTCGTCTTCAACCAGTGGACATTGGGCGAAGAATTCTGCACCGGCGTTCTGGGTATCCCGGCCGCCAAGCTGAACGACCCGACCTTCGACCTGCTGCGCCACCTGGGCTTCTCCAAGGCCGACATCGACGCCGCCAATGATCACGTCTGCGGTACGATGACGCTGGAAGGGGCACCGCACCTCAAGGAAGAGCATTACCACATCTTCGACTGCGCCAACCCGTGCGGCAAGAAGGGCAAGCGTTTCCTGAGCGTTGACAGCCACATCACCATGATGGCCGCGGCGCAGTCCTTCATCTCGGGCGCGATCTCGAAAACGATCAACATGCCCAACGATGCAACGATCGAGGATTGCCAACGCGCCTACGAGTTGTCGTGGTCGCTGGGGGTAAAGGCCAACGCGCTCTACCGCGACGGCTCGAAACTCTCGCAACCGCTGGCCGCGGCCCTGGTCGAGGATGACGAAGAGGCGCAAGACGTTCTGGAAAGCGGTGCGCCTGCCGAAAAGGCTGCCGTGCTGGCCGAAAAGATCGTCGAAAAGATCATCGTCAAGGAAATCGTCCGCAGCCACCGCGAAAAGATGCCGCAACGGCGCAAGGGCTACACCCAAAAGGCGGTTGTTGGCGGGCACAAGGTCTACCTGCGCACGGGCGAGTACCAGGACGGCAACCTCGGTGAGATCTTCATCGACATGCACAAGGAAGGCGCCGGGTTCCGCGCGATGATGAACAACTTCGCCATCGCCGTGTCCGTGGGCCTGCAATACGGTGTGCCGCTTGAGGAGTTCGTGGATGCCTTCACCTTCACCAAGTTCGAACCCGCGGGCATGGTGCAGGGCAACGACAGCATCAAGAACGCCACGTCGATCCTCGACTACGTGTTCCGCGAACTGGCCGTGTCGTACCTCGACCGCACCGATCTGGCGCATGTGAAACCCGAAGGGGCCACCTTCGACGACATCGGCCGGGGCGAGGAAGAGGGCGTGTCCAACGTCTCCGAACTGTCCGAGACGGCGGCGTCGAAGTCGCTGGAAGTGCTGAAACAGATCAGCTCGACCGGCTACCTGCGCAAGCGTCTGCCCCAAGACCTCGTCGTCTTGCAGGGCGGCATGGCCGACACCGCAATCGACGCCGAGGCAGCGCTGCAAACCCTGGTGCCCGAAGTGGCCGCGGGTGGCGCCGCCGCCGTGTCGACCACGACCGTGTCCGCAGCGGCGCTGACCATCGACGCACGGACCAAGGCCAAGATGCAGGGCTACGAGGGCGAGGCCTGCGGCGAATGCGGTAATTACACGCTGGTGCGCAACGGCACCTGCATGAAGTGCAACACCTGCGGCGCGACGTCCGGGTGTAGCTGA
- a CDS encoding DUF192 domain-containing protein — protein MRALRACIAMLALLVSAQLAAAQCDDTTVWLRGDFGQARFTIEIADTQRSRATGLMNRPSMPSSEGMLFVYPRPRALSFWMRNTLIPLDMLFVDPTGTVAHIHHEAVPLDETPIYGGEGLTHVLEINGGLARMLGIGEGAQLRHPSFDQNNAAWPC, from the coding sequence ATGCGCGCTCTGCGGGCTTGCATCGCCATGCTGGCCTTGCTGGTCAGTGCACAACTCGCTGCGGCACAATGCGACGACACGACGGTCTGGCTGCGCGGAGATTTTGGCCAGGCACGGTTCACGATCGAAATCGCGGACACGCAACGCAGCCGCGCCACCGGCCTGATGAACCGTCCCTCCATGCCGTCAAGCGAGGGGATGCTGTTCGTCTACCCGCGCCCACGGGCGCTGTCGTTCTGGATGCGCAACACGCTGATTCCGCTCGATATGCTGTTTGTCGATCCGACGGGCACGGTCGCTCATATCCACCACGAAGCTGTCCCGCTGGACGAAACACCGATCTATGGCGGCGAGGGTCTGACCCATGTGCTGGAAATCAACGGTGGGCTCGCCCGGATGCTGGGCATCGGCGAGGGCGCACAGCTGCGCCACCCCAGCTTTGATCAGAATAACGCAGCGTGGCCCTGCTGA
- the pdxH gene encoding pyridoxamine 5'-phosphate oxidase: MADRDGKFAGDNPFDIVRAWMDEAEAAELNDHNAIALSTVDSDGLPNARMVLLKEVEDNAFVFYTNYTSAKAAELDHAGKAAFLLHWKSLRRQVRVRGLVEKEEGPQADAYYASRSLKSRLGAWASDQSAPLDSRASLMARVAKVTAREGTSPSRPPFWGGYRITPIEIEFWADGAFRLHDRFRWRRENAASDWTITRLNP; the protein is encoded by the coding sequence ATGGCGGATCGGGATGGCAAATTTGCGGGGGATAACCCATTTGACATCGTACGCGCCTGGATGGACGAGGCAGAGGCCGCCGAGCTGAATGACCACAACGCCATCGCACTCAGTACGGTGGATTCTGATGGCCTGCCCAACGCACGCATGGTTCTGTTGAAAGAGGTCGAGGACAACGCTTTTGTCTTCTACACCAATTATACCAGCGCCAAGGCCGCGGAGCTGGACCATGCGGGCAAGGCCGCGTTTCTGCTGCATTGGAAGTCGCTGCGGCGACAGGTGCGGGTGCGGGGGCTGGTGGAAAAGGAAGAGGGGCCGCAAGCGGATGCTTACTACGCGTCGCGGTCGCTGAAGTCGCGGCTCGGGGCCTGGGCCTCGGATCAAAGCGCACCGCTCGACAGTCGCGCCAGTCTTATGGCCAGGGTCGCCAAGGTAACGGCACGCGAGGGGACAAGCCCGTCGCGCCCACCATTCTGGGGCGGCTACCGGATCACTCCGATCGAGATCGAGTTCTGGGCTGACGGTGCCTTCCGGCTGCACGATCGGTTCCGTTGGCGGCGTGAAAATGCGGCCTCCGATTGGACGATCACACGTCTCAACCCGTGA